The following proteins are encoded in a genomic region of Takifugu rubripes chromosome 21, fTakRub1.2, whole genome shotgun sequence:
- the LOC105418030 gene encoding uncharacterized protein, whose protein sequence is MSSCATIYLNLPQWDGGSWKIRFIYLVNQTSFRLTECPDKIPAVPLYLGADLLSKTNVRTENHPRYHAKFAKKGLATKIKFSPAFRFHGLKVPTANNSLWFYSIQGLFRVAFEMYSKEGQLAVLENFQDVWKSQLHDNSLKRSYILSVQLDSAPASRLQDPESTKKVSGLQDCQMEGETFETSAAQDYFCSFQNPRLEAEQSQSTVGTIKQKLLGISDKLCKSQSCSNLKIVLLLLRNIEQCMSENLEEKAVTETVLALLKAKDWGCLYSSSLLNCIGQWLGQQFHTANSKISQKVEGFKVHHIDRITDLPPAEELATDLFPEAMQTLLLHWMGLSEDSALEKRRTEYPILLLILEFANHNLITGVAHVLYSSLICK, encoded by the exons ATGTCAAGTTGTGCGACCATTTACTTAAATTTACCGCAGTGGGATGGCGGCTCCTGGAAAATCCGTTTTATTTACTTGGTGAATCAGACATCGTTTAGGCTGACAGAATGccccgacaag ATTCCAGCAGTTCCTCTTTATTTGGGAGCTGATCTCCTTTCCAAAACTAATGTTCGCACAGAGAATCATCCCAGATACCATGCCAAATTTGCAAAGAAAGGATTGGCAaccaaaataaagttttctcCTG CTTTTAGATTTCACGGCTTGAAAGTGCCAACAGCAAACAACAGCCTGTGGTTCTACAGCATTCAAGGACTTTTTCGAGTAGCCTTTGAAATGTACAGTAAAGAAGGGCAGCTTGCTGTGCTGGAGAACTTTCAG GATGTTTGGAAATCACAGTTACATGACAACTCTCTGAAGAGGAGCTATATCCTTAGTGTACAGCTCGATTCTGCACCAGCCAGCCGTTTGCAAGATCCTGAATCCACTAAAAAAGTGTCAGGTCTCCAGGACTGCCAGATGGAAGGAGAAACGTTTGAGACTTCTGCAGCTCAAGATTATTTCTGTTCCTTTCAAAACCCGAGATTGGAAGCGGAGCAAAGCCAATCCACTGTAggcacaataaaacaaaaactacTGGGTATTAGCGACAAACTCTGCAAGAGTCAAAGCTGCTCGAACCTTAAGATCGTCTTGCTGCTTTTGAGGAACATTGAACAGTGCATGAGTGAGAATCTGGAGGAAAAGGCTGTGACAGAAACTGTATTAGCCTTGTTGAAGGCCAAGGACTGGGGCTGCTTGTATTCCAGTTCCCTACTCAATTGTATTGGACAATGGCTCGGCCAGCAGTTTCACACAGCCAACAGCAAAATCAGCCAGAAAGTGGAGGGCTTTAAAGTCCATCATATTGATCGAATCACTGACTTgccacctgcagaggaactTGCAACAGACCTGTTCCCAGAAGCCATGCAGACGCTGCTGCTCCACTGGATGGGCTTGAGTGAGGACTCCGCCCTGGAGAAGAGACGTACGGAGTACCCgatccttctcctcatcctggaGTTTGCCAACCATAACCTCATCACTGGGGTAGCCCATGTTCTCTACTCCAGTCTTATTTGCAAATGA
- the rsrc2 gene encoding arginine/serine-rich coiled-coil protein 2, with translation MSGSDSDSVKLTRTGSPVHHRKHTMESSRSPRSSKHHHSRSRSRSRKRDRKHRRSRSRSKEARKRDSQKPSKSNRKTEEYEDTERLSTERGEERSRRRDGRSSKEGRSSSRSHSRERHHHSKSKDKRRSRSRDRKKKARSRSLSRTKHRHHSKSRSKSRERKKRIEKIHRRSHSVSPSPPAFRGRNTAMDAQEALARRLERAKKLQEQKEKELFEKQQQQQQEIAAAAVAAAAVASNPGLNVAALLASGTQVTPQIAVAAQMAALQAKTLAETGIAVPSYYNPSSVNPMKFAEQEKKRKKLWQGKKDGDKSQTAELWEKLNFGNKDQNVKFRKLMGIKGDDDEAEVSKPVNDEDLRTLQKQEEMFRNLDVQYEMARSQTHTQRGMGLGFSSSFSRGMDSI, from the exons ATGTCG gGAAGCGATAGTGACTCGGTGAAACTGACCAGAACAGGGTCCCCGGTTcatcacagaaaacacacgatGGAGTCGTCAAGATCTCCCAGAAGCTCCAAACACCACCATTCGCGGTCACGCTCGCGCTCCAGAAAAC GTGACAGGAAGCACCGACGGAGTCGAAGCAGGAGCAAAGAG GCACGTAAAAGAGATTCTCAGAAGCCCTCcaaatcaaacagaaaaacagaagagtatgaagacacagagagactTTCGACAGAGCGTGGAGAGGAGCGGTCCAGACGCAGAGATGGGAGGTCTTCAAAGGAGGGCCGAAGCTCATCCAGGTCGCATTCCCGCGAAAG GCATCATCACAGCAAAAGTAAGGACAAACGTCGATCACGtagcagagacaggaagaagaaggcGAGGTCTCGCTCGCTTTCACGGACCAAGCACCGTCATCACAGTAAAAGTCGTAGTAAGAGCAG AGAACGAAAGAAAAGGATTGAGAAAATACACAGGAGGAGTCATAGTGTGTCTCCTAGTCCACCTGCTTTCAGGGGCAGAAATACAGCTATGGATGCACAAGAGGCTCTGGCCAGAAG GTTGGAGAGGGCTAAGAAATTAcaggaacaaaaggaaaaagaactgtttgagaaacagcagcaacaacagcaggagaTAGCTGCAG ctgctgtggcGGCTGCGGCAGTTGCCTCAAATCCTGGGCTCAATGTGGCAGCCCTTCTGGCCTCTGGCACCCAGGTGACACCTCAGATCGCTGTGGCAGCTCAGATGGCAGCACTACAGGCAAAGACACTGGCAGAAACTGGTATCGCTGTGCCCAGCTACTATAACCCATCTTCAGTAAACCCCATGAAGTTTGcagagcaggagaagaagaggaaaaagctgTGGCAGGGAAAGAAGGATGGG gacAAATCTCAGACAGCAGAGTTGTGGGAGAAGCTTAACTTTGGAAACAAGGACCAAAATGTTAAATTTCGCAAATTAATGGGTATTAAA ggtgatgatgatgaagcagAAGTTTCTAAACCAGTCAATGATGAAGACCTGAGGACTCTtcagaagcaggaggagatgttCAGGAACCTTGACGTTCAGTACGAGATGGCTCGGTCTCAGACGCACACCCAGAGAGGAATGGGCCTcggcttctcctcttctttctctcgtGGAATGGATTCCATCTAG